A stretch of the Gossypium hirsutum isolate 1008001.06 chromosome D07, Gossypium_hirsutum_v2.1, whole genome shotgun sequence genome encodes the following:
- the LOC107956548 gene encoding uncharacterized protein encodes MPLLLQITRFLHRKMKMVEQYERELAVGVAAAAYVVNAIEKDEAKYRIKIEGKKHDTISRVGNSDRVSRRYSSKEVTTNTAGETSSRKSRESSKGGGSSAGDQRWKGNYSQTNNALETKADAWQNAELHKLNKRYENMKASIHEWEKEKKVRAKVKMERKKKELEKKIKRSNQVYQLKISRIDDIAGGARAQVDEKRRNEELKIKEKAKQIRATGVVPFTCLCF; translated from the exons ATGCCATTGCTTTTGCAGATAACAAGGTTTCTTCATCGGAAAATGAAAATGGTAGAGCAGTATGAGAGAGAGTTGGCCGTGGGAGTGGCGGCGGCTGCGTATGTGGTCAACGCCATTGAAAAAGACGAAGCAAAATATAGGATCAAAATAGAAGGGAAAAAACACGATACCATATCAAGGGTGGGAAATTCTGATAGAGTTAGTAGGCGATACTCAAGCAAGGAAGTGACAACAAATACAGCAG GTGAAACATCCAGTAGAAAGTCAAGGGAAAGTAGTAAAGGAGGTGGTTCATCAGCTGGAGACCAAAGGTGGAAGGGAAATTATTCCCAAACCAATAATGCTTTGGAGACTAAAGCTGATGCTTGGCAGAATGCTGAGTTGCACAAACTTAACAAACG GTATGAGAATATGAAAGCATCAATTCATGAATGGGAGAAGGAAAAGAAGGTGAGAGCCAAAGTCAAGATGGAAAGGAAAAAG AAAGAAttggagaagaaaataaaaaggagcaATCAAGTTTACCAATTGAAGATATCAAGAATTGATGATATCGCAGGTGGAGCAAGAGCTCAAGTCGATGAGAAAAGAAGAAATGAGGAATTGAAGATCAAAGAAAAAGCAAAGCAAATAAGAGCTACGGGAGTCGTTCCTTTTACATGTTTATGTTTCTGA
- the LOC107953467 gene encoding alpha-N-acetylglucosaminidase codes for MDSTLAAISLLLFSLFSMVYASTIGVQYISKLLQIQERERAPPSFQVAAARGVLHRLLPSHSSAFEFRIISKEKCGGEGACFIINNHPSSYKSGAPEILISGVTGVEVLAGLHWYLKYWCGSHISWQKTGGAQLFSIPPLGSLPPVQDGGILVQRPIPWNYYQNAVTSSYTFAWWDWERWEQEIDWMALQGINLPLAFTGQETIWRKVFQKFNITNSDLDDFFGGPAFLAWSRMGNLHGWGGPLPESWFDGQLTLQKKILARMYELGMTPVLPAFSGNVPAAFKDMFPSAKITRLGNWFSVKRNPKWCCTYLLDATDPLFIEIGRTFIEEQLKEYGRTSHIYNCDTFDENTPPVDDPGYISSLGAAIFSGMQSGDDNAMWLMQGWLFSYDPFWRPPQMKALLHSVPLGKLVVLDLYAEVKPIWISSEQFYGVPYIWCMLHNFAGNIEMYGILDAIASGPIEALTTENSTMVGIGMSMEGIEQNPIVYDLMSEMAFQHKKVDVKAWIELYIARRYGRSSPLIRDAWNILYHTIYNCTDEAYDKNRDVIVAFPDVNPSLISSPLEMYPHNGKPTSRRAVLREKTNAYEQPHLWYSTSEVIKALELFIASGNELSASNTYSYDLVDLTRQSLAKYANELFLKIIDAYKFKDVDKVTSLSQKFLDLVEDMDTLLACHDGFLLGPWLESAKQLAQNEEEEKQFEWNARTQITMWFDNTEEEASLLRDYGNKYWSGLLRDYYGPRAAIYFKILIESVENGEDFKLDKWRREWIKLTNNWQSSRKLFPVKSSGNAVSISRSLYNKYLRSES; via the exons ATGGATTCTACGCTCGCCGCCATTTCTCTCCTCCTTTTCTCGCTCTTTTCCATGGTTTATGCCTCCACTATCGGCGTCCAATATATCTCCAAACTTCTCCAAATTCAAGAGCGCGAGAGAGCTCCTCCTTCCTTCCAAGTCGCGGCGGCTCGTGGCGTTCTCCATCGCCTGCTTCCTTCTCACTCCTCCGCTTTTGAATTCCGTATCATTTCTAAG GAGAAATGTGGTGGTGAAGGAGCTTGTTTCATTATCAACAACCATCCTTCTTCTTATAAGTCCGGAGCTCCAGAGATTTT AATAAGTGGTGTCACTGGGGTGGAAGTTTTGGCTGGTCTACACTGGTACTTAAAGTATTGGTGTGGTTCACATATATCTTGGCAAAAAACTGGTGGTGCACAACTATTTTCAATACCTCCGTTAGGCTCTCTTCCTCCTGTTCAAGATGGTGGAATCTTGGTCCAGAGACCCATTCCATGGAATTACTACCAAAATGCTGTTACATCAAGCT ATACTTTTGCTTGGTGGGATTGGGAAAGATGGGAACAGGAAATTGATTGGATGGCTCTCCAAGGTATCAACTTGCCACTAGCATTTACCGGGCAAGAAACCATTTGGAGAAAAGTTTTCCAG AAATTCAATATAACCAATTCTGATTTGGATGACTTCTTTGGGGGTCCTGCATTTCTTGCTTGGTCACGTATGGGAAATTTGCATGG ATGGGGTGGACCACTGCCAGAAAGTTGGTTTGATGGACAATTAACTTTGCAAAAGAAAATTCTTGCCCGAATGTATGAACTTGGAATGACTCCAG TCCTTCCAGCTTTTTCTGGCAATGTTCCTGCAGCATTTAAAGACATGTTCCCTTCAGCAAAGATAACACGCTTGGGTAATTG GTTTTCTGTTAAACGCAACCCTAAATGGTGTTGCACTTATCTACTTGATGCGACTGATCCCTTGTTCATTGAGATTGGGAGAACTTTCATTGAGGAACAACTGAAAG AATATGGAAGGACAAGCCACATCTACAATTG TGACACGTTTGATGAGAATACCCCTCCAGTGGATGATCCAGGGTACATCTCCTCATTAGGTGCAGCGATCTTTAGTGGAATGCAGAGTGGTGATGACAATGCAATGTGGCTAATGCAG GGGTGGCTGTTTTCATATGATCCATTCTGGAGGCCTCCACAAATGAAG GCACTTCTACACTCTGTTCCCTTGGGGAAGCTGGTCGTCCTTGATTTATATGCTGAAGTGAAACCCATCTGGATTTCTTCAGAACAGTTTTATGGTGTTCCTTACATCTG GTGCATGCTACACAACTTTGCAGGAAATATTGAGATGTATGGAATTTTGGATGCAATAGCTTCTGGCCCTATTGAAGCTCTAACAACTGAAAACTCAACAATG GTTGGCATTGGAATGTCAATGGAAGGTATAGAACAGAATCCAATTGTTTATGACCTCATGTCTGAAATGGCATTTCAACACAAAAAAGTTGATGTCAAG GCATGGATTGAATTGTATATAGCAAGGCGTTATGGACGGTCATCTCCTTTAATAAGAGACGCATGGAATATATTATACCACACAATCTACAATTGCACGGATGAAGCCTAT GACAAAAATAGGGATGTTATCGTAGCATTTCCAGATGTCAATCCATCCCTTATTTCATCACCACTTGAGATGTATCCACATAATGGTAAACCAACTTCAAGAAGAGCCGTACTAAGGGAGAAAACAAATGCATATGAGCAACCTCATCTATGGTATTCAACTTCTGAAGTGATAAAGGCATTAGAACTTTTTATTGCAAGTGGGAATGAACTATCAGCAAGCAATACTTACAG CTATGACTTAGTTGACCTGACTAGACAATCTCTGGCTAAATATGCAAATGAGCTTTTCTTAAAGATCATTGACGCCTATAAGTTTAAAGATGTCGACAAAGTCACCTCTCTCAGTCAAAAGTTTTTAGACCTTGTTGAAGATATGGACACTCTCTTAGCATGCCATGATGGATTTCTTCTGGGACCTTGGCTAGAAAGTGCTAAACAACTTGcacaaaatgaagaagaagagaaacAG TTCGAGTGGAATGCAAGAACTCAAATAACCATGTGGTTTGACAACACAGAGGAGGAAGCTAGTCTACTTCGTGATTATG GAAACAAGTATTGGAGTGGACTTCTACGAGATTATTACGGCCCCCGAGCAgcaatatatttcaaaattttgatagAAAGTGTAGAGAATGGCGAGGACTTCAAGCTAGATAAATGGAGGAGGGAATGGATAAAACTAACAAACAATTGGCAGAGTAGTCGGAAGCTGTTTCCGGTGAAGAGCAGTGGAAATGCTGTTAGCATATCAAGGTCACTATACAACAAGTATTTAAGGTCAGAGTCTTGA